A window from Citrus sinensis cultivar Valencia sweet orange chromosome 5, DVS_A1.0, whole genome shotgun sequence encodes these proteins:
- the LOC102621096 gene encoding WUSCHEL-related homeobox 13 translates to MKMEWPNFQQGGEMERQFQQDGGDTSNGLCVKVMTDEQMELLRKQIAVYAMICEQLVQMHKVFSAQNEIAGMRMGNPYFDPFVASGSQKLTARQRWTPTPAQLQILEHVYDECKGTPRKQKIQDMTAELAKHGQISETNVYNWFQNRRARLKRKQSGVVPNNAESEAETVTHAESRKQNPESIQSLEDSAPPPRDEDIYPQSPDLGIDQMIGKMEIPGSFSFHWQVDRYDMLG, encoded by the exons atgaaAATGGAGTGGCCAAATTTTCAACAAGGAGGAGAAATGGAGAGGCAGTTTCAGCAAGATGGAGGGGACACTAGTAATGGGTTGTGCGTGAAAGTGATGACTGATGAACAAATGGAGTTGCTCAGGAAACAGATCGCTGTTTATGCTATGATTTGTGAGCAGCTTGTTCAGATGCACAAAGTCTTCTCTGCTCAAAATGAAATCGCTG GAATGAGAATGGGGAATCCATACTTTGATCCCTTTGTGGCATCTGGCAGCCAGAAGCTCACTGCCAGGCAACGGTGGACCCCGACACCTGCACAGCTCCAAATCCTTGAGCATGTTTACGATGAATGCAAGGGGACTCCTCGCAAACAGAAGATCCAGGATATGACCGCTGAATTGGCAAAACATGGCCAAATTTCTGAAACAAATGTGTATAACTGGTTTCAGAATAGGAGAGCCCGTTTAAAGAGAAAGCAATCAGGTGTGGTTCCAAACAATGCAGAATCAGAAGCAGAGACAGTGACACATGCTGAATCCAGGAAGCAAAACCCGGAAAGCATCCAGTCATTGGAGGATTCAGCACCACCACCCAGGGACGAAGATATCTATCCTCAAAGTCCTGATTTag GGATTGACCAGATGATTGGTAAGATGGAAATTCCCGGAAGCTTCAGTTTTCACTGGCAGGTAGACCGATATGACATGCTTGGATGA